In one Culex quinquefasciatus strain JHB chromosome 2, VPISU_Cqui_1.0_pri_paternal, whole genome shotgun sequence genomic region, the following are encoded:
- the LOC6051196 gene encoding major facilitator superfamily domain-containing protein 8 isoform X2 produces the protein MVKWITLKQSDKDRSLGLETGAEYRQRWVSIRVVYFIGFLMFLAFGIVATGIWPYLKSLDPSVSKVFLGYAFAVPPLGQLIFSPFFGWWTNKLTSIRIPLVLLVIIFTIANVLYAVIEEFEDNRKYILLIARGLVGIATSAVTICRAYISSATRLSERTKTISLMSLAQCLGLMVGPIMQSLFSGIGEDGFQVFGLFRVTMYNVAGWICVFLGLFNLILLLPAFFKDSPIAVKEAMKSQGATNAKETWKSIELQYFSITIMVTAFSVLMLVYVAFQTLLSPIALDQFNWTNEESLFYLGILMTAGALISCILFLMLDPLCKRFSETNVLVYGAMLALFVSQLVMIPVGSEPITAFLENSGNSTGNGTALGCPPTQEWCSSIPPIGKVQFTISYTLLCISFSIGTTLSQAVFSKLLGPRPQGTWMALLTCAGSAARILGPGAVTVYVLSGTYWTFGGGSVLTGLVFVWMWVYRNRLQPVVVVKPSTAEEMKVLNPSKLVQ, from the exons ATGGTGAAGTGGATCACGTTGAAGCAATCGGACAAGGACAGGTCGTTGGGGTTGGAAACGGGTGCTGAATACCGGCAACGATGGGTTTCGATCCGGGTGGTTTACTTTATTGGGTTTCTGATGTTTCTGGCGTTCGGTATCGTCGCAACGGGGATTTGGCCGTATCTTAAAAGT TTGGATCCATCCGTAAGCAAGGTATTCTTGGGCTATGCCTTCGCTGTACCTCCGCTAGGTCAGTTGATCTTCAGTCCGTTCTTCGGCTGGTGGACCAACAAGCTGACCTCCATACGGATACCACTAGTTTTGCTCGTGATCATCTTCACGATCGCCAACGTTCTATACGCGGTGATCGAAGAGTTCGAGGATAACCGGAAGTACATCCTCCTGATAGCTCGAGGCCTCGTGGGAATCGCAACCTCAGCTGTTACCATCTGCCGGGCTTACATCTCATCCGCTACCCGACTCTCCGAAAGGACCAAAACCATCTCGCTCATGTCGCTTGCGCAATGTCTTGGGCTCATGGTCGGCCCCATCATGCAATCCCTCTTCTCCGGAATCGGAGAAGACGGATTCCAAGTCTTCGGACTGTTCCGAGTTACCATGTACAATGTGGCGGGTTGGATCTGCGTATTCCTCGGTCTGTTCAACCTTATCCTGCTACTCCCAGCCTTCTTCAAGGACAGCCCCATCGCCGTCAAAGAAGCCATGAAGAGCCAAGGTGCCACCAACGCTAAGGAGACCTGGAAGTCGATCGAACTCCAGTacttttcaatcacaatcaTGGTAACTGCCTTCTCCGTACTGATGCTCGTCTACGTTGCATTTCAAAC ATTGCTCTCTCCCATCGCCCTGGATCAGTTCAACTGGACCAACGAGGAATCTCTGTTCTATCTGGGAATCTTGATGacggccggtgccctcatatcGTGCATCCTGTTCCTCATGTTGGACCCGCTGTGCAAACGCTTCTCCGAAACCAACGTGCTCGTGTACGGCGCCATGTTGGCCCTGTTTGTCAGCCAGCTGGTGATGATCCCGGTCGGCAGTGAACCCATCACGGCGTTTCTGGAGAACAGCGGCAACTCCACCGGGAACGGAACCGCCCTCGGTTGTCCTCCGACGCAGGAGTGGTGCTCGTCGATTCCTCCGATCGGCAAGGTGCAGTTCACAATCTCGTACACGCTGCTGTGCATTTCGTTTTCCATCGGAACGACGCTGAGTCAGGCGGTGTTCTCGAAGCTGCTTGGTCCGAGGCCACAGGGCACCTGGATGGCGCTGCTGACTTGCGCCGGAAGTGCCGCACGAATTTTGGGACCTGGAGCCGTCACGGTGTACGTGCTGAGTGGGACGTACTGGACGTTCGGAGGTGGGAGCGTTCTGACCGGGTTGGTGTTCGTGTGGATGTGGGTGTACCGGAACCGGTTACAGCCGGTAGTCGTGGTCAAGCCGAGCACGGCCGAAGAAATGAAAGTACTTAACCCGAGCAAATTGGTGCAGTGA
- the LOC6051199 gene encoding organic cation transporter protein codes for MPKSEDDIDLDGVLSEIGQFGRFQIRQYGLMVIPIILNAFFTLSYVFTAGSLSYRCHVPGCDDVQTTWHPAWLNETVPMRNGVPAQCEMFAPISNSSLDNDSCDVSNFDTSAVIQCDKFVYEEDDVTIVNDFNITCPYNDWKLTMVGTINNIGQFVALPIAGYLSDRFGRRLVLLISVAGSAVFGILRAYSTSYQMFLVLEFLDPAIGSTMYTTAFILALELVGPRMRVSGNNIISCAFSFAEAGLGLLAMLFRNWRTLLKALYIPGLVSLPLLWMTSESVRWLISKGQREKAFSILKKAANTNKKILSPSAIERLCPSDSESKSEELEDNSFFSLLKDAFQNPGLILRIVNCSFCWFTNVLVYYGLSLNSVTLAGDKYLNFILVSLVELPGFLIMQLILDRVGRRITLCTTMVLCGLFCFMSEFIPTGNHWLSLIMFLVSKMAITMSFGILYIYTVEIFPTNLRQSLLSVCSMFGRIGSMIAPQTPLLAKIWSPLPMVIYGTIGITSGLAILQFPETLNTQLPNTVEEAMSMSTDEKNKDRERFA; via the exons ATGCCGAAATCGGAAGATGACATTGATCTTGACGGAGTGCTGTCCGAGATTGGCCAGTTTGGTCGGTTCCAGATTCGGCAGTATGGGCTGATGGTGATTCCCATCATTCTGAACGCGTTCTTCACGCTGAGTTACGTGTTCACGGCGGGCAGTCTGAGCTACCG GTGTCATGTACCGGGCTGCGACGACGTCCAAACAACATGGCATCCAGCGTGGCTCAACGAAACAGTCCCGATGCGGAATGGAGTCCCAGCGCAGTGCGAAATGTTTGCACCGATCAGCAATTCTAGCTTAGATAACGATTCGTGCGATGTCAGCAACTTCGACACCAGTGCCGTAATTCAATGCGACAAGTTCGTGTACGAAGAGGATGACGTAACGATCGTGAACGATTTCAACATTACTTGCCCGTACAACGATTGGAAGCTGACCATGGTAGGAACGATCAACAACATCGGCCAATTCGTGGCACTTCCTATCGCTGGATATCTCTCCGACCGCTTCGGTAGAAGACTTGTTCTGCTGATCAGCGTTGCCGGCAGTGCCGTATTCGGCATCCTTCGAGCGTACTCCACCAGTTACCAGATGTTTTTAGTGCTGGAATTCCTCGATCCCGCCATCGGATCAACCATGTACACGACGGCTTTCATTCTAGCACTGGAACTCGTCGGCCCACGAATGCGAGTATCCGGCAACAACATAATCTCCTGTGCGTTCTCCTTCGCCGAAGCCGGCCTAGGTCTTCTGGCCATGCTGTTCCGCAACTGGCGAACGCTCCTCAAAGCTCTCTACATCCCCGGCCTCGTATCGCTGCCCCTTCTCTGGATGACGTCCGAAAGCGTTCGATGGCTGATATCCAAGGGTCAGCGAGAGAAAGCTTTCAGCATCCTCAAAAAAGCAGCCAACACAAACAAGAAGATTCTTTCGCCCTCAGCGATCGAACGACTCTGCCCCAGCGATAGCGAGTCCAAGTCGGAAGAGCTGGAGGACAATTCGTTCTTCAGCTTGCTCAAGGATGCCTTCCAGAACCCCGGGCTCATACTACGCATCGTCAATTGTAGCTTTTGTTGGTTTACCAACGTGCTGGTTTATTACGGATTGAGCTTAAACTCCGTCACCCTGGCGGGTGACAAGTACCTGAACTTTATCCTGGTTTCACTGGTTGAGCTGCCTGGATTTTTGATCATGCAACTGATCTTAGATCGAGTTGGAAGACGGATAACTCTTTGTACCACCATGGTCCTTTGCGGACTGTTTTGTTTTATGTCTGAATTTATTCCCACCG gaaACCACTGGCTAAGTCTTATCATGTTCCTCGTCAGCAAAATGGCCATCACCATGTCGTTCGGCATCCTGTACATCTACACCGTGGAAATCTTCCCAACGAACCTACGACAGAGCCTGCTCTCGGTGTGCTCCATGTTTGGCCGCATCGGATCGATGATCGCTCCCCAGACACCGCTGCTGGCCAAAATTTGGTCCCCACTGCCGATGGTTATCTACGGTACCATCGGAATCACCTCCGGACTGGCGATCCTCCAATTCCCAGAGACGCTAAACACCCAGCTGCCGAACACGGTGGAAGAGGCCATGAGCATGAGCACCGACGAGAAGAATAAAGATCGTGAGAGATTTGCGTAA